One genomic region from Erythrobacter mangrovi encodes:
- a CDS encoding DoxX family protein — MESRSRGDESAASIPDRFAALAGQVLPLSLLLLVMRLGIAGIFFLSGRTKVEGWFTITDSAYELFAFEYALPLIPSDIATVAATVSEHLFPILLVLGLGTRYAALALFGMTMVIQLFVYPDAWPTHLSWAGLLLPLISLGGGKLSFDHLLRIA, encoded by the coding sequence ATGGAATCGCGCTCACGCGGCGACGAAAGCGCTGCCAGTATCCCCGATCGGTTCGCCGCGCTTGCAGGGCAGGTCCTGCCGCTGTCGTTGCTCCTGCTTGTCATGCGACTGGGCATTGCCGGCATCTTCTTCCTGTCCGGCAGGACCAAGGTGGAAGGTTGGTTTACGATTACCGACAGCGCCTATGAGCTATTCGCTTTCGAATATGCCCTGCCGCTGATCCCATCGGACATCGCCACCGTCGCTGCGACCGTATCGGAGCATCTGTTCCCGATCCTGCTCGTGCTCGGTCTGGGCACACGATATGCCGCATTGGCCCTGTTCGGGATGACGATGGTGATCCAGCTCTTCGTGTATCCGGATGCCTGGCCGACTCATCTCAGCTGGGCGGGATTGCTGTTGCCGCTGATCAGTCTTGGAGGCGGCAAACTGTCCTTCGATCACCTTCTGCGGATTGCCTGA
- a CDS encoding cupin domain-containing protein, protein MKNLKLIVAALFAGGAFISASPALAGTCPAGKVAANPLSDAQTSPSGVTDDVVGSVDLETELGFSDHDLRLRRLVVMPGGVVPLHSHAGRPALITVVDGSITEYRSTCAVGIDHHAGDVSMESDGLSHWWRNNSDKPAVLLSADVKLRD, encoded by the coding sequence ATGAAGAATCTCAAACTCATCGTCGCAGCGCTCTTCGCAGGCGGTGCATTCATTTCGGCTTCGCCCGCGCTCGCTGGGACCTGCCCTGCTGGCAAGGTAGCCGCCAACCCGTTGTCCGATGCCCAGACCTCCCCATCGGGCGTGACCGATGATGTCGTGGGCTCGGTCGACCTCGAAACCGAGCTCGGCTTTTCCGACCATGACCTCCGTCTGCGCCGCCTGGTGGTGATGCCCGGCGGCGTCGTGCCGCTGCATAGCCATGCTGGCCGCCCGGCGCTGATCACCGTCGTCGATGGCTCAATCACGGAATATCGCAGCACCTGCGCAGTCGGCATCGACCATCATGCTGGCGACGTCTCGATGGAATCGGACGGCCTGTCGCATTGGTGGCGCAACAACTCCGACAAGCCGGCGGTGCTGCTGTCGGCCGACGTCAAGTTGCGCGACTGA
- a CDS encoding LysR family transcriptional regulator: MQQVRYFVTLAKTLNFTRAAEQCNVSQPALTRAIQQLEHEFGGPLFHRERNNTHLSELGRMMLPYLESVEASTRAAKDAAQSARKLENITLTIGAMCTIGPQLVADLIVRFQAMHPDVVVRVIEGEASAMIERLGKGDLHVGLVGVPEELPEQFHQVPVFTEKFVIVLPPDHALATKNAIRVVDLDGLPYVGRSNCEVYRMVTEDFALRGVQPKKVFSSPRDDWVQKMIRSGLGFGFFPEYCVTDPDLVVRPLIEPGYSRTIYLATVRGRPHSPAVGAFVKAARNHTWPVTEMPD, encoded by the coding sequence ATGCAGCAGGTCCGTTACTTCGTGACGTTGGCGAAAACGCTCAACTTCACGCGGGCGGCTGAACAATGCAATGTAAGTCAGCCAGCGCTGACGCGTGCGATACAGCAGCTCGAGCACGAGTTCGGCGGGCCGCTGTTCCACCGCGAACGCAACAACACGCATCTGTCCGAGCTTGGGCGGATGATGCTGCCTTATCTTGAGTCGGTCGAAGCGTCGACACGGGCCGCCAAGGATGCGGCACAGTCCGCACGCAAGCTTGAGAATATTACCCTGACGATCGGTGCAATGTGCACCATCGGGCCCCAACTAGTCGCCGACCTCATCGTCCGGTTCCAGGCCATGCACCCCGATGTCGTGGTGCGGGTCATCGAAGGCGAAGCGTCGGCGATGATCGAAAGGCTCGGCAAGGGGGATCTCCACGTGGGTCTGGTCGGCGTGCCGGAAGAGCTTCCGGAACAATTCCACCAGGTGCCTGTGTTCACAGAGAAATTCGTGATCGTCCTCCCTCCCGATCATGCCCTGGCTACGAAGAATGCGATCCGTGTCGTCGATCTCGATGGCCTGCCTTACGTCGGCCGATCCAATTGCGAGGTCTATCGCATGGTGACCGAGGATTTCGCCCTAAGGGGAGTGCAGCCCAAGAAGGTCTTCAGCTCTCCGCGTGACGACTGGGTGCAGAAGATGATCCGGTCAGGCCTGGGGTTCGGTTTCTTCCCCGAGTACTGCGTGACCGATCCTGACCTGGTGGTACGCCCTTTGATCGAACCCGGCTATTCCCGGACGATCTATCTTGCGACAGTTCGCGGGCGCCCGCATTCGCCAGCGGTCGGCGCATTTGTGAAGGCAGCGCGCAATCATACGTGGCCTGTTACCGAAATGCCGGATTGA
- a CDS encoding DUF302 domain-containing protein produces the protein MSRTLPSVLAAVALASVTIAAPALAETPTAVPNAAGVLRLRSANGFDQTLAQLKADVQAKGIRYFDTIDQSGLGASADLPLGRSTLVLFGNPPLGVQFLQSNPYAGLDWPVRMLVVEEPDGAVYVAWTDFGFIAQRYAIGDKAAQFAMASEVAASIAAAATGKR, from the coding sequence ATGAGCCGCACCCTCCCGTCAGTCCTCGCTGCCGTAGCCCTCGCGTCCGTAACAATCGCTGCACCCGCACTAGCCGAGACGCCTACCGCCGTTCCCAACGCGGCCGGCGTGCTTCGCCTGCGCAGTGCCAATGGCTTCGATCAGACGCTGGCCCAGCTCAAGGCCGACGTGCAGGCAAAGGGAATTCGGTACTTCGATACTATCGATCAGTCGGGCCTGGGTGCCTCGGCCGACCTTCCCCTGGGGCGTTCCACGCTGGTTCTGTTCGGCAATCCGCCGCTCGGAGTGCAGTTCCTCCAGTCCAACCCCTATGCCGGCCTCGACTGGCCTGTCCGCATGCTGGTGGTCGAGGAACCCGATGGCGCGGTCTATGTTGCCTGGACTGATTTCGGTTTCATAGCCCAGCGCTATGCGATCGGCGACAAAGCCGCGCAGTTCGCCATGGCGAGCGAAGTTGCGGCTTCGATTGCGGCCGCTGCGACCGGCAAACGATGA
- a CDS encoding BufA1 family periplasmic bufferin-type metallophore: MNKLNLAIAAAAAVAFGATAAQAGPVKPQPTKDKCYGISLTGKNDCAAGPGTSCAGTSTRDYQGNAWKYVAKGTCTKIKTPKGYGSLNPKKG; this comes from the coding sequence ATGAACAAGCTCAACCTCGCCATTGCCGCCGCCGCTGCGGTTGCCTTCGGCGCGACCGCCGCACAGGCCGGTCCGGTGAAGCCGCAGCCGACCAAGGACAAGTGCTACGGTATTTCGCTCACCGGCAAGAATGACTGTGCCGCTGGCCCCGGCACCAGCTGCGCCGGCACCAGCACGCGCGACTACCAGGGCAATGCCTGGAAGTACGTCGCCAAGGGCACCTGCACCAAGATCAAGACACCCAAGGGATACGGCTCGCTGAACCCGAAGAAGGGCTGA
- a CDS encoding 3-hydroxybutyrate dehydrogenase — protein sequence MTIQPMAALEQTRDLEGRVAVITGSTSGIGLGIAQALAAAGASIVINGLGDFDEIEMTRHKLASEHQVEVSYDGANLIERRGAERLVENTIATHGKLDILVNNAGIQHVSPIEYFPPEKWDAILALNLSAAFHTTRVAFGAMKEAGWGRIINVASAHGLVASPFKSAYVAAKHGVVGLTKTVALEGARHGVTCNAICPGYVWTPLVENQIEDTAKARGISREEVIENVLLAAQPSRKFATVEELGALAVFLSSDAGKSITGIALPVDGGWVAQ from the coding sequence ATGACAATTCAACCGATGGCCGCACTGGAGCAAACACGGGACCTTGAGGGCCGCGTTGCGGTTATCACTGGATCCACCAGCGGTATTGGCCTGGGCATCGCCCAAGCCCTTGCCGCTGCGGGCGCCAGCATCGTCATCAACGGCCTGGGCGACTTCGACGAAATCGAAATGACCCGCCACAAGCTCGCCAGCGAGCATCAGGTCGAAGTGTCTTACGATGGCGCCAACCTCATCGAGCGTCGCGGTGCCGAGCGGCTGGTCGAAAACACCATTGCCACGCATGGCAAGCTCGACATCCTCGTCAACAATGCCGGCATCCAGCATGTCAGCCCGATCGAGTATTTCCCGCCCGAGAAGTGGGATGCCATCCTTGCGCTGAACCTGTCGGCCGCGTTTCACACCACTCGCGTGGCCTTTGGCGCCATGAAGGAGGCCGGCTGGGGACGGATCATAAACGTCGCTTCTGCGCACGGCCTCGTCGCGTCACCCTTCAAGAGCGCCTACGTCGCCGCCAAGCATGGCGTGGTTGGATTGACCAAGACCGTCGCGCTTGAAGGAGCGCGCCACGGGGTGACCTGCAACGCGATTTGCCCTGGCTATGTGTGGACGCCGCTGGTCGAGAACCAGATTGAGGATACGGCCAAGGCGCGAGGCATCTCGCGCGAGGAAGTTATCGAGAACGTCCTGCTCGCAGCTCAGCCGAGCCGCAAGTTCGCGACCGTTGAAGAGCTCGGCGCCCTGGCGGTTTTCCTCAGCAGCGATGCCGGGAAATCGATCACAGGGATTGCCTTGCCGGTCGACGGTGGGTGGGTCGCACAATGA
- a CDS encoding patatin-like phospholipase family protein translates to MTSVGLRDELRSHGQQVLVLQGGGALGAYQVGVYQALHEAGIEPDWVIGTSIGAINAAIIAGSPADERMDRLTEFWRRVEHGHSFERALPPAMASFWRNASMVWGGHPAFFMPNPMAFASVQSRLGPEKAAYYSVDRLRETLSDLIDFDRIDGGEVRLTVGASRVTTSEMVYFDSREMPLDLRHVMASGALPPAFPAVRIDGELYWDGGILSNTPVEVVFDDNPRRDSMVYAVHIWNSEGPEPESIWEVMNRQKDVQYSSRSASHIKRQRQLHKLRHVISELSAMLPADVRAMKETAALSAYGCPTRMHVIRLLAPVLDYEDHSKDIDFSPGGIRARWDAGYADTIRTLEAAPWRAEADPLEGFILHEARGGQMVDPVECG, encoded by the coding sequence ATGACCAGTGTGGGCCTTCGCGACGAACTGCGCAGTCATGGCCAGCAGGTGCTGGTGCTTCAGGGAGGCGGCGCTCTTGGTGCCTATCAGGTTGGCGTATACCAGGCGCTCCACGAAGCCGGGATAGAACCCGATTGGGTCATTGGTACCTCGATCGGCGCTATCAACGCGGCGATCATCGCCGGCAGTCCCGCGGACGAGCGTATGGACCGCCTCACCGAGTTCTGGCGCCGGGTCGAACATGGCCACTCCTTCGAGCGGGCCCTGCCTCCGGCCATGGCCTCGTTCTGGCGCAACGCGTCGATGGTATGGGGCGGGCATCCAGCCTTCTTCATGCCGAACCCCATGGCCTTCGCCAGCGTGCAGTCGCGCCTGGGGCCGGAGAAGGCGGCGTACTACTCAGTCGATCGATTGCGCGAGACCTTGTCGGACCTGATCGACTTCGACCGGATCGATGGCGGTGAGGTGCGCCTGACCGTGGGTGCCTCGCGCGTCACCACCAGCGAAATGGTCTACTTCGATTCCCGCGAAATGCCGCTCGACTTGCGCCACGTGATGGCGTCCGGCGCGCTGCCCCCAGCGTTCCCGGCGGTGCGCATCGATGGTGAGCTCTATTGGGATGGCGGGATCCTGTCGAACACGCCGGTCGAGGTGGTGTTCGATGACAATCCCCGACGGGATTCAATGGTCTACGCGGTCCATATCTGGAATTCGGAAGGGCCTGAGCCGGAATCGATCTGGGAGGTTATGAACCGCCAGAAGGATGTGCAGTATTCGAGCCGATCAGCCAGCCATATCAAGCGCCAGCGGCAGTTGCACAAGCTGCGCCATGTCATTTCGGAACTCTCGGCCATGCTCCCGGCGGATGTGCGGGCCATGAAAGAGACTGCTGCCCTGTCAGCCTATGGCTGCCCCACGCGGATGCATGTGATCCGTTTGCTCGCCCCGGTACTCGATTACGAGGACCACTCGAAGGATATCGACTTCAGCCCGGGCGGCATTCGGGCGCGTTGGGATGCTGGCTATGCCGACACGATCCGCACGCTCGAGGCCGCGCCGTGGCGGGCGGAGGCCGATCCCCTTGAGGGCTTCATCCTGCACGAGGCGCGGGGAGGCCAGATGGTCGATCCTGTCGAGTGTGGTTGA
- a CDS encoding NAD(P)/FAD-dependent oxidoreductase, whose translation MTRQRIVIIGAGFGGLAATRAFAGAAVDVTLIDRRNHHLFQPLLYQVATAGLSPADIAAPIRAIVRDQANVRVLLGTVTGVDRIRRTVKLAQGGEIPYDRLIVASGARHSYFGRDDWAQHAPGLKSISDATAVRHRVLLALERAETEEDETRRQALLTFVVIGGGPTGVEMAGAIAELARRSVSKDFRSITPHCSRVYLIEGGPRLLAGFPEDLSSKARGAIEQLGVTVMTGHRVEGVAEDHVLVGGECLPAHTIVWAAGVQASPAAKWLGTSSDRAGRVEVNDDLTILGDDRVFVIGDTAAVSNLQGGTLPGIAPVAKQQGRHVARQILSGRSEPFRYRNWGNLATIGRHRAVIDMGRLRLSGPLAWLLWCTAHIFFLVGFRNRFIVGASWLWNYFTFQRGARLITSDALTIQQGDRI comes from the coding sequence ATGACCCGCCAGCGTATCGTCATTATTGGCGCGGGCTTTGGTGGGTTGGCTGCAACGAGAGCGTTTGCCGGGGCCGCAGTCGACGTGACACTGATCGATCGGCGCAACCATCACCTGTTTCAGCCGCTGCTCTACCAAGTTGCGACCGCCGGCCTGTCGCCCGCCGACATTGCGGCGCCCATTCGTGCGATCGTGCGCGATCAGGCCAATGTCCGCGTGCTTCTGGGTACGGTGACAGGGGTCGATCGCATTCGGCGCACGGTCAAGCTCGCGCAGGGTGGAGAGATTCCCTATGATCGCCTGATCGTCGCCAGTGGAGCAAGACACAGCTATTTCGGGCGCGACGACTGGGCGCAGCATGCACCGGGTCTCAAATCCATCAGCGATGCCACGGCGGTTCGCCATCGTGTCCTGTTGGCGCTGGAAAGGGCGGAGACAGAAGAGGATGAAACGCGTCGGCAGGCCCTGCTGACCTTCGTCGTTATCGGTGGTGGGCCGACCGGGGTTGAGATGGCCGGCGCCATCGCCGAACTCGCCCGGCGTTCGGTGTCGAAGGATTTTCGTTCGATCACGCCGCATTGCTCGCGCGTATATTTGATCGAAGGCGGGCCGCGCCTTCTGGCGGGCTTTCCCGAAGACCTGTCGAGCAAGGCCCGGGGCGCGATCGAACAGTTGGGCGTGACCGTCATGACCGGCCATCGCGTTGAAGGCGTTGCTGAAGATCACGTCCTGGTTGGCGGCGAGTGTCTGCCCGCACATACGATCGTATGGGCAGCGGGCGTCCAGGCTTCGCCAGCGGCTAAATGGCTCGGAACGTCAAGCGATCGTGCAGGCAGGGTGGAGGTCAACGATGACCTCACTATCCTTGGCGATGATCGGGTCTTTGTGATCGGCGACACGGCAGCTGTCAGCAACCTTCAGGGCGGCACGTTGCCTGGCATAGCACCCGTCGCAAAGCAGCAGGGGCGGCATGTTGCGCGCCAGATACTGAGTGGGCGTTCGGAGCCCTTCCGCTACCGCAACTGGGGCAACCTGGCGACGATCGGACGACATCGTGCGGTGATCGATATGGGGCGCCTGCGCCTGTCCGGCCCGCTCGCCTGGCTGCTGTGGTGCACTGCGCACATCTTCTTTCTCGTCGGCTTTCGCAACCGCTTCATCGTCGGGGCGAGCTGGCTGTGGAACTACTTCACTTTCCAGCGTGGCGCGCGGCTCATCACCAGCGACGCGCTGACAATCCAACAAGGAGACCGAATATGA
- a CDS encoding HvfC/BufC family peptide modification chaperone: protein MHELAATTHAGAGPFHGRAGQFVLPQRAANKCALNAIIETYPTVARIVGDEVLEVVANDYFQACPPARAQIEEDGSRFPEFIGGHSISMALPYLRGVARIDRLCTEARLSKRAPAFGPQDLARMSADEWARSKVVFHPATRFAWFPNPAPSIWLAHSLGVAGTITPAWHAEGILITRGEDAVGGIVIGPSAHRIIHGLRLGETVSQAAIAAARLYPEASISTDFHRIVASGALSKLKPKR, encoded by the coding sequence ATGCATGAACTCGCAGCCACTACGCACGCAGGCGCCGGTCCATTCCACGGCCGCGCCGGGCAATTTGTGCTTCCACAAAGGGCGGCGAACAAATGCGCCCTGAACGCGATCATCGAGACCTATCCGACTGTCGCCAGGATCGTTGGAGACGAGGTGCTTGAAGTTGTCGCCAACGACTACTTTCAGGCTTGCCCACCTGCGCGCGCGCAGATTGAGGAGGATGGCAGTCGCTTTCCCGAATTCATCGGGGGGCACTCGATCTCCATGGCCCTGCCCTATCTGCGCGGTGTCGCGCGGATAGATCGGCTGTGTACCGAGGCGCGCCTGAGCAAGCGGGCACCGGCGTTCGGGCCGCAGGACCTGGCGCGCATGTCGGCGGATGAGTGGGCTCGATCCAAGGTCGTGTTCCATCCTGCAACCCGGTTTGCATGGTTCCCCAATCCGGCGCCGTCGATCTGGCTGGCCCATTCGCTAGGGGTCGCCGGCACGATCACACCGGCATGGCATGCCGAGGGGATCCTGATCACGCGAGGCGAAGATGCAGTCGGTGGGATCGTCATCGGGCCCAGTGCGCACCGCATCATCCATGGGCTCAGGCTGGGCGAAACCGTCAGTCAGGCGGCAATCGCGGCCGCGCGTCTCTATCCCGAGGCTTCGATAAGCACCGATTTTCATCGCATCGTCGCCAGCGGTGCCCTTTCCAAGCTCAAGCCCAAGAGGTGA
- a CDS encoding toll/interleukin-1 receptor domain-containing protein, with protein MAENFLGEARRPSRTYCAFISYSHDDRAKVLRLQSRLERFRFPRQLARKLGYSRLRPVCVDRSDMRAAPHLDDAIKEALERSDYLIVACTPRTPASHWVGKEIEFFREIRGDQHILVALLEGDAPESFHPQLLQGPSEDHKQPLAADFQRGGDGHHFALLKLIASLSGVDLDDLVLRHKKRQRGFRLALISGAATASLLIGFLVYRTYQSGIAVQNERIFASHAMQRQLDELRKEVREGGTLNMAEAINRNVELFYQGQSADIGVPEIELGRARLLHAKAETDISGRDFDAAAGNARKAWQITSSLHAREPDDLKITFMHAQSAFWVGYAAWLQRDTPLAAAFFARYAQLADELAAASPNNSDYVLEQGYAYSNLGMIALREARDLGAAEGHFGSSQSAFREVSRRNPADLDTKFALADGDSWLADVALFRGDYQSAQQYRDEQRSALNDILRSEPQNRAYRLGFLASQIGQARLEAAKGNHRVALRLLRLAEAEAGELLAGDPQNPSLAERVRIIKLFQAKYELATGAADDLRRAEDHIADCNRDWVVTPDGELPVFCSFLKASLMLRKGRHAIAKDIMADPRLTPWISSPSLSPIWRIDFQEECRSLAAPLLCRMHSREAGPAKASAPARKE; from the coding sequence ATGGCCGAGAATTTTCTGGGCGAGGCACGCCGCCCCAGCCGCACCTACTGCGCGTTCATAAGCTATTCGCACGATGATCGGGCAAAAGTCTTGCGCCTGCAGTCGCGCTTGGAGCGCTTTCGATTTCCCAGGCAACTCGCTCGGAAACTTGGGTACTCCCGCCTGAGGCCCGTGTGCGTTGATCGGTCGGATATGCGGGCTGCGCCGCATTTGGACGATGCGATCAAGGAAGCCCTGGAACGCTCAGACTATCTGATCGTGGCCTGCACTCCCAGGACTCCTGCTTCGCATTGGGTGGGCAAGGAGATCGAGTTCTTCCGTGAAATTCGAGGCGACCAACATATCCTGGTTGCATTGCTCGAAGGCGATGCGCCTGAGTCCTTTCATCCGCAATTGCTTCAAGGCCCAAGCGAAGATCACAAGCAGCCCTTGGCAGCTGACTTTCAACGTGGGGGAGACGGGCACCACTTCGCCCTGCTGAAGTTGATTGCTTCGCTTTCAGGCGTAGATCTCGACGACCTCGTGCTGCGACACAAGAAGCGTCAACGCGGTTTTCGGCTGGCGCTGATCTCCGGTGCAGCTACCGCATCGCTGCTCATTGGCTTCCTCGTCTATCGCACATACCAGTCCGGTATTGCGGTTCAGAACGAGCGTATCTTCGCGTCGCACGCGATGCAAAGGCAATTGGACGAGCTTCGCAAGGAGGTCCGCGAGGGGGGCACCTTGAATATGGCGGAGGCGATCAACCGCAATGTAGAACTGTTCTATCAGGGTCAGTCTGCTGACATTGGCGTACCCGAGATCGAGCTCGGCCGAGCGCGTCTGCTTCACGCGAAGGCTGAAACGGATATCTCGGGACGGGACTTCGACGCCGCAGCAGGCAACGCACGCAAGGCCTGGCAGATTACTTCAAGCCTGCACGCCCGCGAGCCCGACGACCTCAAGATCACATTCATGCACGCACAAAGTGCATTTTGGGTAGGATATGCGGCTTGGCTGCAGAGAGATACGCCGCTGGCAGCTGCCTTTTTCGCGCGTTACGCGCAGTTGGCAGATGAACTCGCAGCCGCAAGCCCCAACAACAGCGACTATGTGCTCGAACAAGGATATGCATATAGCAACCTTGGGATGATCGCATTGAGGGAAGCGCGAGACCTGGGCGCTGCCGAAGGGCACTTCGGCTCCTCTCAATCTGCATTTCGAGAAGTGTCGCGCCGAAATCCTGCGGACCTGGACACAAAGTTTGCACTTGCTGACGGGGACTCTTGGCTTGCGGATGTCGCGCTATTCCGTGGCGATTACCAATCTGCACAACAATATCGTGACGAACAACGCAGCGCACTCAACGATATACTGCGAAGCGAGCCACAGAACAGGGCCTATCGGCTGGGATTTCTGGCAAGTCAGATCGGCCAGGCTCGGCTTGAAGCCGCCAAGGGCAATCACAGAGTCGCGCTGCGACTCCTTCGCTTGGCCGAAGCGGAGGCCGGCGAGCTATTGGCTGGCGACCCCCAGAATCCATCGCTGGCCGAGCGAGTGCGGATAATCAAGCTGTTCCAGGCTAAGTATGAGTTGGCCACGGGCGCGGCAGACGACTTGCGACGTGCCGAGGATCATATTGCGGACTGCAACAGGGATTGGGTTGTGACACCGGACGGCGAACTGCCGGTGTTTTGCAGCTTTCTGAAAGCCTCGCTCATGCTTCGCAAGGGACGCCACGCTATCGCCAAGGACATAATGGCGGATCCCCGCCTCACCCCTTGGATTAGCTCTCCATCCCTATCGCCGATCTGGCGTATCGACTTCCAGGAGGAATGCCGCAGCCTCGCCGCGCCCCTACTGTGCAGGATGCATTCTCGAGAAGCGGGCCCCGCCAAGGCAAGTGCACCTGCTCGTAAGGAGTGA
- a CDS encoding YeeE/YedE thiosulfate transporter family protein → MTPATAFLFAVALLSAAVMGAAIQRGATCMVAAVDEALVGRSFGRAGALLEAALWVGGLIALIQLVGVRTPAPLAYAVSHVTVLGGMLLGLGAWVNRACVFGSVARIGSGQWAWLATPVGFFLGCLPALGNPGGVAAELSPAVLLVMTTGFVVLAAWRLRAAAKAPNMLQYLSHPHRATLMIAITFVSTTLTVGAWAYTDALAALARPMKGMDPQVVLRGVMALALLGGAIVGGRLARTFAPLPARPGDVLRCLAGGALMGIGAQLVPGGNDGLIMQGLPFLQPHAWVAVSAMVLTISVLITVTYRVARPN, encoded by the coding sequence ATGACTCCCGCGACGGCGTTCCTGTTCGCCGTCGCGCTGCTTTCGGCAGCGGTCATGGGCGCTGCGATCCAGCGCGGTGCGACATGCATGGTCGCGGCCGTCGACGAGGCCCTGGTTGGTCGAAGCTTCGGACGCGCCGGGGCGCTGCTCGAGGCGGCTCTGTGGGTCGGCGGATTGATCGCACTTATCCAACTTGTTGGCGTCCGGACCCCCGCGCCGCTCGCTTACGCGGTATCCCATGTGACCGTGCTCGGCGGCATGCTGCTGGGGCTTGGGGCGTGGGTCAATCGCGCCTGCGTCTTCGGTTCGGTTGCCCGTATTGGATCCGGGCAGTGGGCTTGGCTGGCCACGCCTGTCGGTTTCTTCCTGGGTTGCCTTCCTGCGCTGGGCAATCCCGGCGGGGTTGCCGCGGAACTTTCGCCTGCAGTCCTTCTGGTGATGACCACGGGATTCGTTGTTCTTGCAGCATGGCGTCTGCGCGCCGCAGCCAAGGCACCTAACATGCTGCAGTATCTGTCGCATCCGCATAGGGCGACCTTGATGATCGCGATTACCTTCGTTTCAACCACGCTGACGGTGGGGGCCTGGGCTTATACCGACGCTCTGGCGGCTCTCGCTCGCCCGATGAAGGGCATGGATCCGCAAGTGGTCCTGCGCGGCGTAATGGCACTCGCACTGCTGGGCGGAGCCATCGTCGGCGGGCGCCTGGCAAGAACTTTCGCGCCGCTCCCCGCACGACCGGGCGACGTCCTTCGTTGCCTGGCAGGCGGCGCCTTGATGGGGATCGGTGCGCAGCTGGTGCCGGGAGGAAATGACGGCCTCATCATGCAGGGCCTTCCGTTCTTGCAGCCGCACGCATGGGTTGCCGTTTCCGCAATGGTATTGACGATTTCCGTGTTAATTACGGTAACGTATCGGGTCGCACGTCCGAACTGA